The proteins below are encoded in one region of Tomitella fengzijianii:
- the disA gene encoding DNA integrity scanning diadenylate cyclase DisA, with amino-acid sequence MEQRRPTANLRDTIARLAPGTALRDGLERILRGRTGALILLGYDPLVESICDGGFELDVAFAPTRMRELSKMDGAVVLSTDCTRILRANVQLMPDANLPTEESGTRHRAAERTAIQTGHPVVSVSQSMSIVSVYVGGHRHLIEDSSTILSRANQAVATLERYRIRLDEVDRQLSVIEIEDFVTLRDAMTVVQRLELVRRQSTELEKHVVELGTDGRQLALQLEELVGNRDAGRELLVRDYLPGGTLPDSSRVRTALDAIDQLTGADLLDLTTLARAFGYTPTIESLDSPIMPRGYRLLTRIPRLQFTQVDKLVDSFGTLHELLAATAADLQSVDGITPMWSRHIREGLSRLAEAGIADRLG; translated from the coding sequence ATCGAACAGCGGCGTCCCACGGCGAACCTCCGCGACACCATCGCCCGCCTCGCCCCCGGCACCGCGCTGCGCGACGGGCTCGAACGGATTCTGCGCGGGCGCACGGGAGCGCTGATCCTCCTCGGCTACGACCCCCTCGTGGAGAGCATCTGCGACGGCGGTTTCGAGCTCGACGTCGCTTTCGCCCCGACCCGCATGCGCGAGCTGTCGAAGATGGACGGCGCCGTCGTCCTGTCCACCGACTGCACCCGCATCCTGCGCGCCAACGTGCAGCTGATGCCGGACGCCAATCTGCCCACGGAGGAGTCTGGCACCCGCCACCGCGCCGCCGAGCGCACCGCCATCCAGACCGGCCATCCCGTGGTGTCCGTCAGCCAGTCCATGAGCATCGTCAGCGTGTATGTGGGCGGGCATCGCCACCTCATCGAGGACTCGAGCACCATCCTTTCGCGCGCCAACCAGGCCGTGGCCACACTGGAGCGCTACCGCATCCGGCTCGACGAGGTGGACCGCCAGCTGTCGGTCATCGAGATCGAGGACTTCGTCACGCTGCGCGACGCGATGACGGTGGTCCAGCGACTGGAGTTGGTCCGGCGCCAGTCCACGGAGCTGGAGAAGCACGTCGTCGAACTGGGCACCGATGGCCGCCAGCTGGCGCTGCAGCTCGAGGAGCTGGTGGGCAACAGGGACGCGGGACGCGAGCTACTGGTGCGCGACTATCTTCCCGGCGGCACCCTCCCGGACAGCAGCCGGGTCCGCACCGCGCTCGACGCGATCGACCAGCTCACCGGGGCCGACCTGCTGGACCTGACCACCCTGGCGCGGGCGTTCGGCTACACCCCCACGATCGAGTCGCTCGACTCTCCGATCATGCCGCGCGGCTACCGGTTGCTCACGCGGATCCCCCGCCTGCAGTTCACCCAGGTGGACAAGCTGGTCGATTCGTTCGGCACGCTGCATGAGCTTCTCGCCGCGACAGCCGCCGACCTGCAGTCGGTCGACGGGATCACGCCGATGTGGTCGCGCCACATCCGCGAGGGCCTGTCACGTCTCGCGGAGGCCGGCATCGCCGATCGACTGGGATGA
- a CDS encoding PaaI family thioesterase, with protein MSPVRHPEAPAPGESIPAHWHGCFGCRGTGDGGLGLDVRAGEGAEVTGEIVVDPAFEGGPGVIHGGVLSSVFDEVMGFSAKLLALEVVTAHLEVDFRSPVPVRSALTVRARVDGVLGRKLYASAEVYVNGAAAPAGSARALFITIDQAVHFRDLVGNSTRI; from the coding sequence GTGTCTCCAGTGAGGCATCCGGAGGCGCCGGCGCCGGGTGAGTCGATCCCCGCGCACTGGCACGGGTGCTTCGGCTGCCGCGGCACCGGAGACGGAGGTCTGGGCCTCGACGTGCGCGCGGGCGAAGGCGCCGAAGTGACCGGGGAGATCGTCGTCGACCCGGCATTCGAGGGCGGGCCGGGCGTGATCCACGGCGGCGTGCTGTCCTCGGTGTTCGACGAGGTGATGGGCTTCTCGGCGAAGCTGCTCGCGCTCGAAGTGGTCACCGCGCACCTCGAGGTCGATTTCCGGAGCCCGGTGCCCGTGCGGTCGGCTTTGACCGTCCGGGCGCGCGTCGACGGAGTGCTGGGCCGCAAGCTGTACGCGTCCGCGGAGGTGTACGTGAACGGAGCCGCGGCGCCTGCCGGTTCGGCACGCGCGCTGTTCATCACGATCGATCAGGCGGTGCACTTTCGTGACCTGGTCGGGAACTCCACCCGCATCTGA
- the radA gene encoding DNA repair protein RadA has protein sequence MAKTRVSFRCNECSHSTPKWAGRCPGCGSWGTLQERAELATVGGGADRGSARVPAALLPSTPAAPLTTIDATTTRAVPTGVGELDRVLGGGIVPGAVVLLAGEPGAGKSTLLLEVVHRWALGGRGRALYVTGEESTGQVRLRAERTGTVHEDVLLAAEADLATVVGHVDHTAPTLLVVDSVQTMLAQDVDGVTGGTTQVRAVTAALTALAKTRGIAVLLVGHVTKDGAVAGPRTLEHLVDVVLHFEGDKNSTLRMVRGVKNRFGAADEVGCFELRDDGIAGIPDPSGLFLHHRDGAVPGTAVTVTMDGKRPLLGELQALVVESALPSPRRAVSGLDSSRVAMILAVLERHAGLKIGKNDVYVATVGGMRVIEPASDLALALAVASAISGRPLRDGTVAIGEVGLAGEVRRVTGAGRRIAESARLGFHTALVPPDSGRMPSGTRAVPVSNLAEALAAGLRP, from the coding sequence GTGGCCAAGACCAGAGTCTCCTTCCGCTGCAACGAATGCAGCCACTCCACCCCCAAATGGGCCGGCCGCTGCCCCGGCTGCGGCAGTTGGGGCACCCTGCAGGAGAGGGCGGAGCTCGCCACCGTGGGGGGCGGGGCGGACCGCGGGTCCGCCCGCGTGCCCGCCGCACTGCTCCCGTCTACGCCGGCTGCGCCGCTGACCACCATCGACGCCACGACGACGCGGGCGGTGCCCACCGGGGTCGGGGAACTCGACAGGGTCCTCGGCGGCGGCATCGTGCCGGGGGCGGTGGTCCTGCTCGCCGGCGAGCCGGGAGCGGGCAAATCCACGCTGCTGCTCGAAGTGGTGCACCGGTGGGCGCTCGGCGGCCGTGGCCGCGCCCTGTACGTCACCGGCGAGGAATCCACGGGGCAGGTGCGGCTCCGCGCAGAGCGCACCGGCACCGTCCACGAGGACGTCCTGCTGGCCGCGGAGGCCGACCTCGCCACGGTCGTCGGGCACGTCGATCACACCGCGCCCACGCTGCTGGTGGTGGATTCGGTGCAGACGATGCTCGCGCAGGACGTCGACGGCGTCACCGGCGGCACCACGCAGGTGCGTGCCGTGACCGCCGCGCTCACCGCGCTGGCGAAGACCCGCGGGATCGCCGTGCTGCTGGTGGGGCACGTCACCAAGGACGGCGCTGTCGCCGGCCCGCGCACGCTCGAGCATCTGGTGGACGTGGTCCTGCACTTCGAGGGCGACAAGAATTCCACGCTGCGCATGGTGCGCGGTGTGAAGAACCGCTTCGGCGCGGCGGACGAGGTCGGCTGTTTCGAGCTGCGCGACGACGGCATCGCCGGCATCCCCGATCCCTCGGGGCTCTTCCTGCACCACCGCGACGGCGCAGTCCCCGGGACCGCGGTCACGGTGACGATGGACGGCAAGCGCCCGCTTCTCGGCGAGTTGCAGGCGCTGGTCGTCGAGTCCGCACTGCCCTCGCCGCGGCGGGCGGTCAGCGGCCTCGATTCCTCGCGGGTCGCGATGATCCTCGCGGTACTCGAACGGCACGCCGGGCTGAAGATCGGCAAGAACGACGTCTACGTGGCCACCGTGGGCGGCATGCGGGTCATCGAGCCGGCATCGGATCTCGCGCTGGCCCTGGCCGTCGCGTCGGCGATTTCCGGCCGCCCGCTCCGGGACGGCACTGTCGCGATCGGCGAGGTGGGCCTGGCCGGCGAAGTGCGCCGGGTGACGGGGGCCGGGCGGCGAATCGCGGAATCGGCGCGCCTGGGTTTCCACACCGCGCTCGTCCCGCCGGACAGCGGGCGGATGCCCTCCGGGACGCGGGCCGTCCCGGTGTCGAATCTGGCCGAGGCACTGGCCGCGGGGCTGCGCCCGTGA